One segment of Tetrapisispora phaffii CBS 4417 chromosome 1, complete genome DNA contains the following:
- the TPHA0A03380 gene encoding uncharacterized protein (similar to Saccharomyces cerevisiae YPR089W; ancestral locus Anc_3.398): MADIWGGSAHTGGNISAGNDDSDMPDIDLKIANLGLNVGESDTFDGLENKKDQSLFFGTDSTYSKDDMSHSINKGSSGNVISNDDDSNFDYDKLIKYQYLEFEEYDIPKLLKLLINLPNKYPHVTTYPAGFLFQLIRYADHKKNSPSLVKTLVTLSIAKILSAVNTDEITSEETQINTDETVAGNSEDNLNIPDEKNATPISTRKNANSTKSKPGDIVGQSYWFATLTFLNYYFYKDESFYKRYPSILQEMIDALHSIMIQLVASINARLSDLIDSTILEYTTIHDVKQKLYKSDWNFFKKRRQAKAAKQEIDKKNEETDSIYYDHEILKHLFPPSLEEQMKPSPIKLVQIFGALVYVLDLHKVHPLYQQQCMSMAVQWFSTNLFNRIIKDRSKKSLSRAHAIQIRLNLDTVNTWIKNNDLEVQKPAMIDDFMWQLFPYTLVKDVADINLNIPTLRNIATYKPIIKDELKGKNKSTWVYDTNNSLFYYQSFHRISKIHLEPVYQLLQWLQVATTLDTEEALDATMALVDRLTPIQLLKSIEHYSYEIDEHKFKSVLKKKLSTLTKLPNHKNDLETIEKLNTFLVLPTIAELIDSYNNVEDKRSYQPFIPDDVEDAAYEIHDDNFKARREAEEYAELHNKVESDDNDDESEDEDNNDNDNKDYKNDRESNTRASDEDQESSVDDFHWGVTEPDSNKITAPPPGNNTWNHNNNEFESNPW, from the coding sequence ATGGCCGATATTTGGGGTGGTTCTGCTCATACTGGTGGGAATATTTCTGCTGGTAACGATGATTCAGATATGCCTGATATAGATTTGAAAATCGCAAATTTAGGATTGAATGTCGGCGAATCGGATACATTTGATGGATTAGAGAATAAAAAAGATCAATCTCTATTTTTTGGTACTGATTCCACATATAGTAAAGATGACATGTCACATAGTATTAATAAAGGAAGTAGCGGTAATGTCATTTCAAATGATGACGATTCGAATTTCGATTATGATAAGCTGATCAAGTACCAGTATTTGGAGTTTGAAGAATACGATATTCCAAAATTGctgaaattattaattaatttaccAAACAAGTATCCTCATGTTACAACCTACCCAGCTGggtttttatttcaattgattaGATATGCAGATCATAAGAAAAATTCTCCTTCTCTAGTGAAAACTTTAGTTACGCTATCAATagcaaaaatattatcagcTGTGAACACTGATGAGATAACAAGTGAGGAAACTCAAATTAATACTGATGAGACTGTAGCCGGTAATTCAGAAgacaatttaaatattcctGATGAAAAAAACGCAACTCCAATAAGCACAAGGAAAAATGCAAATTCTACTAAAAGTAAACCCGGTGATATAGTGGGACAGTCTTATTGGTTTGCCACATTGAcgtttttgaattattatttttataaagaTGAGTCTTTTTACAAAAGATACCCAAGTATTTTACAGGAGATGATAGACGCTTTACATTCCATCATGATTCAACTGGTTGCCTCTATAAACGCAAGACTATCGGATTTAATTGACTCTACGATTTTAGAATATACAACAATCCACGATGtcaaacaaaaattatataaaagtgattggaatttttttaaGAAGAGAAGACAAGCTAAAGCAGCAAAACAAGAgattgataaaaaaaatgaagaaactgACTCAATTTATTATGATCATGAAATCTTAAAACATTTATTCCCGCCATCTTTAGAAGAACAAATGAAACCCTCTCCAATCAAATTGGTTCAAATATTTGGTGCTTTGGTTTATGTGTTGGATTTACATAAAGTCCATCCATTGTACCAACAACAATGTATGTCTATGGCAGTTCAATGGTTTTCGACAAACCTTTTCAATAGAATTATAAAAGATAGGAGTAAAAAATCACTTTCTAGGGCACATGCAATCCAAATTAGATTGAACTTGGATACTGTTAATACATggattaaaaataatgatctTGAAGTTCAAAAACCGGCTATGATAGATGATTTTATGTGGCAACTATTTCCTTACACTCTAGTAAAGGATGTAGCtgatattaatttgaatatacCAACATTGAGAAACATTGCAACATATAAACCAATAATAAAGGATGAATTAAAGGGAAAGAATAAAAGTACTTGGGTATATGACACAAATAATTCTTTGTTTTACTATCAATCATTCCATCGTATATCGAAAATTCATCTGGAACCAGTATATCAATTACTACAATGGTTACAGGTTGCCACAACATTAGATACAGAAGAAGCATTGGATGCAACGATGGCTCTTGTTGACAGGTTAACTCCCATACAATTACTAAAATCTATAGAACATTATAGCTACGAAATTGATGAAcataaattcaaatcagtactgaaaaaaaaactaTCAACTTTAACCAAATTACCGAAtcataaaaatgatttagaGACTATAGAAAAACTAAACACTTTCTTGGTCTTACCAACTATTGCGGAACTAATTGACTCATATAACAACGTAGAGGATAAAAGGTCATATCAACCATTCATTCCCGATGATGTTGAAGATGCAGCATATGAAATTCATGATGACAATTTTAAAGCCCGTAGAGAAGCAGAAGAATATGCAGAATTACATAATAAAGTAGAAAgtgatgataatgatgatgaaagtgaagatgaagataataatgataatgataataaagattATAAGAATGATAGAGAAAGCAACACTAGAGCTAGTGATGAAGATCAAGAATCTAGTGTTGATGACTTTCACTGGGGTGTTACAGAGCCTGACTCGAATAAAATAACTGCACCACCACCTGGAAATAATACATGGAATcacaataataatgaatttgaatcGAACCCATGGTAA
- the SRP54 gene encoding RNA-binding signal recognition particle subunit SRP54 (similar to Saccharomyces cerevisiae SRP54 (YPR088C); ancestral locus Anc_3.395), translating to MVLADLGKRINGAVNSALSNTQDDYVTSVDNMLKMICTALLESDVNIQLVSKLRSNIKSTLMDALKTGGSKSTSNAQTKKLIQKSVFDELCNLVDFENNDNVFLPKKKKTNVIMFVGLQGSGKTTSCTKLAVYYQKRGFKVGLVCADTFRAGAFDQLKQNAIKAHIPFYGSYSEANPVKVAGEGIEKFKKEKFEVIIVDTSGRHRQEEALFQEMVEISNVVKPNQTIMVLDASIGQAAEQQSKAFKESADFGAIILTKMDGHARGGGAISAVAATNTPIIFIGTGEHIHDLERFSPKSFVSKLLGIGDIEGLLEQFQTVSNSEDTKATMENIQQGKFTLLDFKKQMQTIMKMGPLSNITQMIPGMSNIMNQVGEEETSKKMKKMIYVLDSMTKEELGSDGRLFIDEPSRMVRVARGSGTSVFEVEMILIQQQMMARMAQSTKAAQQGAGGMPGMPGMPGMPNMPGMPNISPQMMQQAQQKLQQNPGLMQNMMNMFSGSGNGGLPGIGAGGMPDMNEMMKMMQDPQMQQMARQFGMGA from the coding sequence ATGGTTTTAGCTGATTTAGGTAAACGTATCAATGGTGCGGTGAACAGTGCACTATCTAATACACAGGATGATTATGTGACGTCTGTTGATAATATGTTGAAGATGATTTGTACAGCATTGTTAGAGTCCGATgttaatattcaattggtTTCCAAACTAAGAAGTAACATTAAATCTACTTTAATGGATGCTTTAAAGACTGGTGGATCCAAGTCTACCAGTAATGCGCAGACAAAGAAGTTGATTCAAAAAAGTGTGTTTGACGAATTATGTAATTTAGTTGATTTTGAGAATAATGACAATGTATTTCTaccaaagaagaagaaaacaaatGTTATTATGTTTGTTGGTTTACAAGGTTCCGGTAAAACTACATCATGTACTAAGTTGGCTGTTTACTATCAAAAAAGAGGTTTCAAAGTTGGTTTAGTCTGTGCCGATACTTTCCGTGCCGGTGCTTTTGATcaattgaaacaaaatGCAATTAAAGCTCACATTCCATTTTATGGTTCCTATTCTGAAGCAAATCCAGTTAAAGTTGCTGGTGAAGGTATTGAAAAGTTcaaaaaggaaaaattTGAAGTCATTATCGTCGATACTTCCGGTAGACATCGTCAAGAAGAGGCCTTGTTTCAAGAAATGGTTGAAATATCCAATGTTGTTAAGCCAAACCAAACCATTATGGTTTTAGATGCTTCTATTGGTCAAGCTGCCGAACAACAGTCTAAAGCATTTAAAGAATCTGCAGATTTTGGTGCTATAATTTTAACTAAAATGGATGGCCACGCTAGAGGCGGTGGTGCTATTTCTGCAGTTGCTGCTACTAATACACCAATAATTTTCATCGGTACTGGTGAGCATATACACGATTTAGAAAGATTTTCTCCAAAATCTTTtgtatcaaaattattaggCATAGGTGACATTGAAGGTTTATTGGAACAATTCCAAACTGTCTCCAACTCAGAAGACACAAAAGCCACGATGGAGAATATCCAACAAGGTAAGTTCACACTATTAGACTTCAAGAAACAGATGCAGACCATTATGAAGATGGGCCCACTATCAAATATTACTCAAATGATTCCTGGTATGAGCaatataatgaatcaaGTTGGTGAAGAAGAGACTTCaaaaaagatgaaaaaaatgatatacGTTTTAGACTCAATGaccaaagaagaattaggATCTGATGGCAGATTATTTATTGACGAACCAAGCCGAATGGTAAGAGTAGCAAGAGGTTCAGGTACTTCTGTTTTTGAAGTtgaaatgattttaattcaGCAACAAATGATGGCAAGAATGGCTCAATCAACAAAAGCTGCTCAACAGGGTGCAGGTGGTATGCCGGGTATGCCAGGTATGCCAGGTATGCCAAATATGCCAGGTATGCCTAACATCTCTCCTCAAATGATGCAACAAGCTCAACAAAAATTACAGCAAAACCCTGGTTTAATGCAAAACATGATGAATATGTTTAGTGGCAGTGGAAATGGTGGGCTTCCAGGTATAGGTGCAGGTGGTATGCCAGATATGAATgaaatgatgaagatgatgcAAGATCCGCAAATGCAACAAATGGCAAGACAGTTTGGCATGGGTGCATAA
- the SUA7 gene encoding transcription factor TFIIB (similar to Saccharomyces cerevisiae SUA7 (YPR086W); ancestral locus Anc_3.394) — MSQVSAAIPQKQRRGPNLNIVLTCPECKVYPPKVVERFSEGDVVCALCGLVLSDKLVDTRSEWRTFSNDDQNGDDPSRVGEAANPLLDGNNLSTRIGQGESTDMRFTKELNRAQGKNVMDKKDHEVQAAFAKITMLCDAAELPKIVKDCAKEAYKLCHDEKSLRGKSSESVMAASILIGCRRASVARTFKEIQSIIHVKTKEFGKTLAIMKGILREKSADGFIKIDTDNMSGAQNLTYIPRFCSHLGLPMQVTTSAEYTAAKCKEIEEIAGKSPITIAVVSIYLNILLFKIPITAARVGQILQVTEGTIKSGYKILYEHRAKLVDPQLIANGTVILEDLPKAEKDRNIKKEK; from the coding sequence ATGTCACAAGTATCAGCGGCTATTCCTCAGAAGCAAAGAAGAGGtccaaatttaaatattgtgTTGACATGTCCCGAATGTAAAGTTTATCCTCCAAAGGTTGTTGAAAGATTTAGTGAGGGTGATGTTGTCTGTGCATTGTGTGGGTTGGTGTTATCTGATAAACTGGTTGATACAAGATCTGAATGGAGAACATTTTCCAATGATGATCAAAATGGTGATGATCCAAGTCGTGTGGGTGAAGCCGCTAATCCATTATTGGACGGTAATAACTTATCTACCAGAATTGGTCAAGGTGAGAGTACAGATATGAGATTTACAAAAGAGTTGAATAGAGCACAAGGTAAGAATGTTATGGATAAAAAGGATCATGAAGTTCAGGCAGCTTTTGCAAAAATTACAATGTTATGTGATGCCGCTGAATTACCAAAGATCGTTAAAGATTGTGCTAAAGAAGCTTACAAACTATGTCATGATGAAAAATCTCTTAGAGGTAAGTCTTCTGAAAGTGTGATGGCTGCATCCATCTTAATTGGTTGTAGAAGAGCTTCGGTGGCAAGGACctttaaagaaattcaaTCTATTATTCATGTTAAAACAAAAGAATTTGGTAAAACCTTGGCTATAATGAAGGGTATATTAAGAGAGAAATCAGCAGATggttttattaaaattgataCTGATAACATGAGTGGTGCACAGAATTTGACATATATACCAAGATTTTGTTCTCATTTGGGTTTACCAATGCAAGTTACGACTTCTGCAGAATACACAGCAGCCAAAtgtaaagaaattgaagaaatcgCAGGTAAATCGCCAATTACTATTGCTGTTGtttctatttatttaaatatcttGTTGTTTAAAATACCAATTACTGCAGCAAGGGTAGGTCAAATTCTTCAAGTAACAGAAGGTACTATTAAATCGGgctataaaatattatatgaaCACAGAGCGAAGTTAGTCGATCCACAATTAATAGCAAATGGAACAGTAATCTTAGAAGACTTGCCAAAGGCTGAAAAGGACAGaaacattaaaaaagaaaagtaa
- the OPY1 gene encoding Opy1p (similar to Saccharomyces cerevisiae OPY1 (YBR129C); ancestral locus Anc_3.392), with product MIHVHKLYTSNANNKLNKTISIGTVNDTVSKVQKVKTTKSDFLDPHEILIGSYLKKKSALNKHIHANPNFNKKHSNDNDHMKLKWLRYHEHVYWCVLRRNQFSYYKTEDEKEAVAVIPRENILNYKISYNNISNSHSYILFLYTKDKTYTFKFLSVNSDDSSIVNKWALALDQFLNNTVSENEELSNEYGTIAQTTSNEPEIEEEEHDDEYNDIVTINNKTTCKNNDGTNEGLPIMKNTNTQFESDPDKSFFETFDPNNKSHIIFTTLLYVHVKSRFNRTKWKHLKCELTNQFLNIYSVKTNKLKKSFDLDSVIDCIEIDNDRFLFALITSDERIEFKALNDEEMIEWIINFKSTVLIRTKYKQH from the coding sequence ATGATCCATGTACATAAGTTATACACGTCGAACGCAAACAACAAGTTAAATAAGACGATTAGTATTGGAACTGTTAATGACACAGTTAGTAAAGTACAGAAGGTCAAAACTACTAAAAGTGATTTTTTAGATCCTcatgaaattttaattggttcttatttaaagaaaaaatctGCTTTGAATAAACATATCCATGCAAATCCAAACTTTAATAAGAAAcattcaaatgataatgatcATATGAAGTTGAAATGGTTGAGATATCATGAACATGTATATTGGTGTGTGTTAAGAAGAAACCAATTTAGTTATTATAAAACCGAAGATGAAAAGGAAGCAGTAGCTGTAATACCCagagaaaatatattgaactATAAGATTTcgtataataatattagcAATTCACattcttatattttatttctataCACAAAAGATAAAACTTATACTTTCAAGTTTTTGAGTGTTAATTCGGATGATTCGTCTATTGTTAATAAATGGGCTTTAGCCCTAGATCAGTTTTTAAATAACACGGTTtctgaaaatgaagaactTTCTAATGAATATGGGACTATTGCTCAAACTACCTCTAACGAACctgaaattgaagaagaagaacatgatgatgaatataatgatattgtaacaataaataacaaaacaaCATGTAAAAATAACGATGGGACTAATGAAGGTTTAccaataatgaaaaatactAATACTCAATTTGAATCTGATCCTgataaatctttttttgaGACTTTCGatccaaataataaatcacATATCATATTTAcaacattattatatgttCATGTAAAAAGTAGATTTAATAGGACAAAATGGAAACATTTGAAATGTGAATTAACTAACCAGTTTTTAAACATTTATTCAGTTAAGAcgaataaattaaagaaatcaTTTGATTTAGATTCCGTTATAGATTgcattgaaattgataatgatCGATTTTTATTTGCATTGATCACATCCGATGAACGAATTGAATTCAAAGCATTgaatgatgaagaaatgaTCGAATGgataattaatttcaaaagtaCTGTATTAATTAGAACAAAATACAAACAACATTAA
- the ASA1 gene encoding Asa1p (similar to Saccharomyces cerevisiae YPR085C; ancestral locus Anc_3.391): MNNVRLPDYTLRLHNSEITSLVIISDFENFNTPILLSSDIEGKIIFWDLITRRPVFIHIIEKSPHIVSVEYITNDKLYAVLSKDHKFRIFRLTENDKISFENEYKYSFNVAFESPVNTLNFANFAIQKLNKEESKFRLICCNTQDAEGIDIYDFKLDEINSLKRIKKNLNFYDIVNISINDSELFKFDKLGVVMKFIQFQDDIVIVGYESGFIIGFRIHENVQLLSGPSASVKTSSLSEILSEKSRDENTVIANIVEIVYISKIHYPNPVLNMTLDTNKTEGLTFYSSSVDNKIGIHDINLKNEGNTSFDHADFHISANNSTAVRKDISIGLKNIDTEYEKIGLIEKSRGKFILGTWRGTTCILDNEFKLTEKILRTKSNMLVNESAVGDIQNTAREEKKIYKVTSVGYFECSESLNGDATSTKLINQSRNIGSQRRLNAFLQSFWVFVGYNDGCITIHKN; encoded by the coding sequence ATGAACAATGTCCGTCTACCTGACTATACACTTAGATTACATAATAGTGAAATTACAAGTTTAGTAATTATCAgtgattttgaaaactttAATACGCCAATACTGTTGTCATCAGATATAGAaggaaaaattatattttggGATTTAATTACAAGAAGACCTGTTTTTATTcatataattgaaaaatctcCACATATAGTTTCAGTTGAATATATCactaatgataaattatatgCAGTTCTTTCCAAAGATCATAAATTTAGGATATTTAGATTGactgaaaatgataaaatttcttttgaaaatgaatataaatattcattcaATGTTGCTTTTGAATCCCCTGTTAATACATTAAATTTTGCCAATTTTGCAATTCAAAAACTTAATAAAGAGGAAAGTAAATTTAGGCTAATTTGTTGCAATACACAAGATGCAGAAGGCATTGACATTTATGACTTTAAATTAgatgaaataaattcattaaaacgtatcaaaaaaaatttaaatttttacgATATTGTAAACATTTCGATTAATGACTCtgaattgtttaaatttgataaattaggGGTTGTTATGAAATTCATTCAGTTTCAAGATGACATTGTAATTGTTGGTTATGAAAGTGGATTTATCATTGGGTTTAGGATTCATGAGAATGTTCAATTACTTAGTGGGCCATCAGCAAGTGTGAAGACCTCTTCATTATCTGAAATCCTAAGTGAAAAAAGTAGAGATGAAAACACTGTAATTGCaaatattgttgaaattgtttatatatcaaaaatacaTTACCCAAATCCTGTGTTAAACATGACTTTAGATACCAATAAGACGGAGGGACTAACATTTTATAGCTCATCTGTGGATAACAAAATTGGAATTCatgatattaatttgaaaaatgaaggTAATACTAGTTTTGATCATGCTGACTTCCACATAAGCGCTAATAACTCCACTGCTGTAAGAAAAGATATTTCTATAggattaaaaaatatagataCAGAATACGAGAAGATTGGACTAATAGAGAAGAGTAGAggtaaatttatattagGAACTTGGAGAGGCACGACTTGCATACTTGATAACGAATTTAAATTAACTGAAAAAATTCTACGAACTAAGAGCAATATGCTAGTAAACGAATCTGCTGTAGGagatattcaaaatacTGCCAGGGAAGagaaaaagatatataagGTAACTTCAGTAGGTTACTTTGAATGCTCTGAATCTCTTAATGGAGATGCAACATCTACGAAATTAATCAATCAATCAAGAAATATAGGCAGCCAAAGGAGACTTAATGCATTTTTGCAATCATTTTGGGTATTTGTCGGATATAATGACGGTTGTATCACTATtcataaaaattaa
- the TPHA0A03430 gene encoding uncharacterized protein (similar to Saccharomyces cerevisiae YPR084W; ancestral locus Anc_3.390), translating to MTDQSPVRIAVLGGDSTGKTSFISRLTVNMVHEAHYPTRNQNNWLFDYIPHSKLSKTLLDSQNHERLLMRTPNSQTIEPIFKSPQLSPYVLLSPLTFQSFINDFNNVKNQNKSKSSNNSRTIDIVEQDTKYYKYITEKKSILDKNASGNNNNGPSINNKDINAKYFSTVKNKYKYTKRNLNNIERVKEVEASVKIPGNYVPPDYTPILIDIIDTPGFKPEMVVPFLEVSLFRNLGKNILHGLADEPRRAVSTTSLLVASGAAELNGKIDGYIFTYSAVPELSHNIEPPTYMNNSTNCKDAQVKNSYSDSQNKNKNNSDEYDKYQSWSTFTRKTDGGFSLLDVIRSSMLDAWAEFRTYQRGWEKGKEQDVYSLGYSLKNMWKTEKERTEKLQQLREFKTELPSIEIEPSSPDAPPPVIIVCTHLNDQLASPVLIEWGRTLATKWKCGFVAVDTMDDCNVDVALSMLIRDIVEKDRLINNNVQHKEHDSGTTLMSFLSR from the coding sequence ATGACAGATCAGTCCCCGGTTAGAATTGCTGTGTTGGGTGGAGACTCAACTGGTAAAACATCGTTTATTTCTAGGCTAACGGTCAATATGGTGCATGAAGCTCATTATCCAACCAGAAATCAGAATAATTGGCTATTTGATTACATTCCGCATTCCAAATTATCAAAGACTTTATTAGATTCACAGAATCATGAACGGTTATTGATGAGAACTCCGAACTCGCAGACTATTGAACCGATTTTTAAATCTCCACAACTTTCTCCTTATGTTCTATTATCCCCATTAACGTTTCAATCATTTATAAACGATTTCAATAACGTTaagaatcaaaataaatcaaaatcaagTAATAATTCAAGGACAATTGATATCGTTGAACAAGATactaaatattataaatatattacagaaaaaaaatcaattttagATAAAAATGCATctggtaataataataatggtCCTTCGATAAACAACAAGGATATAAATGcgaaatattttagtacagttaaaaataaatataagtaCACAAAAAggaatttaaataatattgaaagagTTAAAGAAGTTGAAGCATCAGTAAAAATTCCAGGAAATTATGTACCTCCTGATTATACtccaattttaattgatataattgaCACACCAGGATTCAAACCTGAAATGGTCGTTCCATTTTTGGAAGTTTCATTATTCAGAAATTTAggtaaaaatattcttcatGGTCTTGCTGATGAACCAAGAAGAGCAGTCTCTACAACTTCACTTCTGGTGGCATCTGGTGCTGCAGAATTGAATGGTAAAATTGATGGTTATATTTTTACGTATAGTGCTGTCCCCGAATTATCTCATAATATAGAACCACCTACGTATATGAATAATAGCACAAACTGTAAAGATGCACAGGTGAAGAATTCTTATAGTGATtcacaaaacaaaaataaaaataatagtgaTGAATATGATAAATATCAATCATGGTCAACATTTACAAGAAAAACAGATGGCGGTTTTTCATTGTTAGATGTAATTAGGTCATCGATGTTAGATGCATGGGCAGAATTTAGAACTTATCAAAGAGGTTGGGAAAAGGGTAAAGAACAAGATGTCTATTCCTTGGGTTAtagtttaaaaaatatgtggaaaacagaaaaagaaagaacGGAAAAATTACAACAATTAAGGGAATTTAAAACTGAACTTCCATCTATTGAAATTGAACCTTCCTCTCCGGATGCTCCACCGCCTGTTATAATTGTATGTACACATCTAAATGATCAATTAGCCAGTCCTGTATTGATAGAATGGGGTCGTACTTTGGCTACAAAATGGAAATGTGGCTTTGTAGCAGTTGACACTATGGATGATTGCAATGTTGATGTGGCACTGAGCATGTTAATAAGAGATATTGTAGAAAAGGATAGATTGATAAATAACAATGTGCAACATAAAGAACATGATTCTGGAACTACACTAATGAGCTTTTTGAGCAGGTAA